GGCGGACACGTGATACGCCCGTTCGCTTTTACGCTCATCATCGGGTTTATTACCGGCACCTATTCTTCGGTCTACATCGCGGCTCCGGTGGTGTTGTACTTCGAGGGGAGGAAATTCCGTCCGGCCACAGCCTAAAGTGGAAGTCTTTTCTCTAGTCTTGACCCCTTCATCAAGTGTGAGATGACAGAAACCACTGTCTGTCCGAAAGACTGACCGGGAACCGGGTGGCAGATCAGAAGGGAGACTGACCATGAGCTTCGATGAAGTGCTGGACCAAATCCGTGCGCTACTTCAGCAGCGCGGCCGCGTAACCTATGGAGCCCTGAAACGCCGCTTCACCCTGGATGATGAGTATCTGGAGGACATCAAAGGAGAACTCATCCGCGCCGAAGGCGTGGCGGCGGATGAGGCTGGGGACGTGCTGGTCTGGACGGGTGGCACAACCGTTGTTAGTTCTCAGTTTTTAGTTGTTAGCCCCCAGCTCCTAACCCCTAACACCCAATCCCCAGCGGAGCGGCGGCAGTTGACGGTGATGTTCTGTGACCTAGTGGGTTCGACCGCGCTTTCCACGCAGCTTGATCCCGAGGACTTGCGCGACGTCGTGCGGCAGTATCAACAGACCTGTGCCGAAGTGATCGAGCGCTACGACGGGTATATTGCCCAGTATCTCGGCGATGGCATCCTCGTGTACTTCGGCTATCCCACGGCTCATGAAGATGATGCACGGCGGGCTGTGTACGCGGGGTTGGAGATTATCGCAGCATTGCAGAGCCGCGCGCGTCAGCAAGCGGTGAATACTCCGCTCCCTCACGGTCGCGGCTCGGATGAACTCCAAGTCCGTATCGGCATTCATACCGGCGTAGTCGTCGTGGGTCAGATGGGCGGTGGCGGTCGCCATGAGCAGCTCGCCTTGGGCGAGACGCCCAACATCGCCGCCCGCCTCGAAGGGCTGGCCGAGCCCAATACGGTCGTGATTAGTGCCGCCACGGCCAGATTGGTCCAGCACACGTTCCAACTGGAGAACCTGGGCAAGCACGATCTCAAAGGCATTGCCGAGCCGATGGTACTCTCACGCGTGCTGGGACCACAAGAGGAACAGTCAGACGAAGACGAAACCACCTCTGCACGGGCACTCTTTCTGGTCGGGCGTGACGAAGAAGTGGGGTTGTTGCACCGGCGCTGGGAGCAGAGCAAGGAAGGCATGGGACAAGTGGTCTTGCTCAGTGGCGAAGCGGGCATCGGCAAATCGAGTCTGGTGGAGACCAGCCGCAACGCGGTGAAACACGCTCGTGCCGCGAGCATTACCTTTCGCTGCTCGCCGTATCATCAGCATAGCGCCTTGTACCCGATCATTGCGCATCTACAGCGACTGTTACGCTGGCAGCCGGAGGAGTCACCTGCCGCCAAACTCGACAAACTGGAGCAACTCGTGCAGGCGTCCCGCTTGCCGGTGGCAGAAGCCGTGCCGCTGTTTGCCGCGTTGCTCTCGCTACCCGTGCCGGCGGCGCAGTATCCGCCGCTCAACCTCAGTCCGCAGCAGCAACGCCAGCACACCCATGACCTGCTCGTGGCCTTGCTGGTCGAAGAGGCCGCACGGCAACCGGTGCAGGTGACGTGGGAAGACGTGCACTGGGCCGATCCCTCCACGCTGGAAGTGCTCGGGCTGGTCATCGAGCAAGCGCCGACGGTGCGCATGCTGAACCTCCTGACCTATCGCCCCGAGTTTCACCCGCCGTGGCCGCTGCGCTCGCATATCACCCCGCTCACCTTGAATCGCTTAGAGCGGCTCCAGGTGGAGGCGCTGGTGACGCATCTCGCGGGCGGCAAGGTGCTGCCTGCCGAGGTCATGCAGCACGTGGTCAGCAAGACCGATGGGGTGCCGTTATTTGTCGAAGAGCTGACCAAGACCGTGCTGGAGTCCAACGTCTTACGGCAAGTGAATGGGCACTACGAGCTGCTGGGACCGTTGTCCACCCTCGCCATTCCCTCCACCTTGCAAGATTCGCTGATGGCGCGGCTGGATCGGCACCCGGTGAGCAAAGAGGTAGCGCAGTTGGGCGCCGTGTTGGGGCGGGAGTTTGCCTATGCCACACTCAAAGCCTTGACACTGCTAGACGACGCCACACTCCAGGAGCGGCTTGCGCAGTTGGTGGAAGCCGAGCTGCTCTATCAACGGGGACGACCACCGCGTGCTCATTACGTCTTCAAGCATGCCTTGATCCAAGACGCGGCGTATGCGTCGTTACTGAAGAGTAGCCGCCAGCACTATCATCAGCAGATTGCTCATCTGTTCGAGCACCAGTTTCCTGACCTGGTCGAGACGCAGCCCGAGCTGGTCGCCCATCACTACACGGAGGCAGGGCTGATCGAACAGGCGCTTCCCTACTGGCAGCAGGCGGGACGCCGCGCCGCGCAACGCTCGGCCAACGTGGAAGCGGTCAGTCACCTCCGTCGCGGCCTCGCTTTGGTGGAGACACTGCCCGAGACCCTTGAGCGCAGCCAGCACGAACTAGCTATCCAGGCGACCCTGGGGCCGGTGTTGATCCAGACCCAGGGCTGGGCGGCACCAGAGACCGGCGCGGCCTACCTGCGGGCGACTGCACTCTGCCAACAACTGGGAGAGACAGCGCAGCACTTTCCCGTGCTGTACGGGGTGTGGGCGTTTCAGGTCGTGCGGCCGGACTACCAGACCGCGCGGAAGCTGGGGGAACAACTGCTGCATCTCGCGGAAAGGGAACAGGATTCCGCTCTTTTGGTGGAAGCACATTTTACGTTAGGGTTGACGCTATTCCACTTGGGAGAAGTGGCAGCTGGCCGTAGGCACTGTGAGCAGAGCGTGGCGCACTACGACGCGCAGCAGCATCGTGCCCTGGCCATTGCCTATGGCCATGATCCGGCCATGAGTGCGCTCATCTATGAGGCGTGTGCGCTGTGGTTGCTGGGCTATCCCGAGCAGGCGTTGCGGCAGAACCAGGCCAGCGTGACCCTCGCCCACGGGCTCGCCCATCCCTTTAGTCTCGCCTATGCCCTCTGTCTGGCAACCGTTGCGCATCAATACCGACGGGAATGGGCCCAGACACAAGAGCAAGCGGAAGCAGCGATCGCCCTCGCGACCGAGCAAGGATTCCCGCATTGGATTGCGCAGTCCACAATCTATCGCGGACGGGCCGTGGTGGAGCACGGGCGCGCCGCAGACGGGATTGCCCAGATGCGCTGGGGGATCGCGGCGATGCGAGACATCGGGTCAGAGGGATTCCAGTCGTTTTTTCTGGGCTTGCTGGCCGAAGCGTATCTGCACGACGGGCAGGTCGAGGAAGGACTGGCGACCGTGGCCGAGGCGTTGGCGTGTGTGGACCGCACCGCGGAACGGTTCCACGAGGCAGAGCTTTGGCGGATTAAGGGGGAACTGCTGTTGGCGCAGGCAGGAAGAGTAGAGACGCCTCGGTGAGGCGTCCCACTGGTTAGAGACGCGCCAGCGGCGCGTCTTACATCATCTCTCTTTGAGGCTCAAGGGGAGACTCGTTTGGGTCTCCCCTTTTTTTGTTTTGGAGAATATGGGAAGATGCCGCAGCTCAAAGGCAACACGCAAAGAGGCGCGGCATGCCGCGCCGCGCCAGCAACATACAACAGGTCACTCAGAAGGGAGGAGTCAATCGATGGCTAGTGTAGACGGTGGTGCGTTAATCGGACGCATCCTGAAGGAACAAAAGATTAAATATATGTTCGCCGTGAACGGCGGACATACGTTTCCGATCCTCGCCAACCTCATGAACAACGGGGTCGATCTGATCCACATGCGCCATGAACAAGCCACGGCCTATGCGGCGGACGGCTATGCCCGCGTCACCGGCACCCCCGGCGTGTGCTGCGTCACCGCTGGCTGCGGTCTGACCAATGCCGTCACCGGCTTGTGCGTCGCAGGGTTGACCAACAGCGCGGTAGTCTGTCTTTCTGGCCAACATCCTACGACGGAAGACTACATCGGCTCATTCCAAGAAGCGTACGGTTCCGACGTCGTGCGCACCTTTTCCAAATTCGCCAAACGCGTACTCGACTGGACGACGATTGAGGTCGACCTGCGTCAAGCCTTCCGCGAAGCCATGAATCCGCCTCAAGGCGTATCCATGTTAGAGATTCCCCAGAACATTCTCTACCACGTGGACGACGAGACCAAGCAACGCCCCGGCGCCAAGGTGTACAATCCCGAGGACCTGCGGTCGCAAGGCAATCCGCGACAAATCGAACGCACCGCCGAGTTACTCTTCAAAGCGCAAAGGCCGCTGATTGCCGGTGGCGACGGCATCTTCTGGTCGGATGCCGCTGCCGAGATGAAAGAACTCGCCGAACTCACCAGCACGCCGGTCTATTGCCGCCGTGCCAGCCAAGGCGCGGTCGATGAAGCCCACCCGCTAGCGATTCGCGGCGCGTGGAAAAAACCCTTCACCGGCGAAGCCGATGTCGTGCTCGCAGTCGGCTTCCGCTTCTGGAGCGGCGAGAAATTCGGCGAGCCCCCCACCTGGAGCGGCAAAGCTACCTACATCCAAGTCGATGCCACGCCGCAGCGCGTGGGTTGGAACGTGCCGGCGGAAGTCGGCATCGTCGGCGATCCCAAGCTCGTGCTGCGTCAGATCATCGACAAGATCAAAGAAATGAAACTCGATTTCAGCGCCAAACGCGAGAGCCCGTGGACGAAGCAGATTGCCGATATTCGCTCCAACTACGAACAGCTCATTGGCGAGCGCGCGAAGAAGTGCGCGAACAATGTCCCGCTGCATCCCGACCGTCTCACCAGCGATCTTATGAAAGTGATCGACAAAGACGCGTCGCTCATCATCGATAGCTTCACCCTCAGCGGCTATACCAGCCAATGGTTCACGGCGCATGAGATGGGACAGGTAGTCGATGCCGGACCGCTCGCGCCAGTGGGTCACGGCGTGGGCATGGGCATCGGCGTACAACTGGGCCGCCCGGGCAAACAAGTGATCGTCGTCTCCGGCGATGGCGGTCTCGGCATTGGCGGCATGGATATGGAAACTGCCGCGAAGTACAAAATCCCAATTGTGACGCTGCTCTGGAACAATAGCTCGTGGGGTCCAAGTTTCGAGTCGATGCCTATGCTGAAGGGGAAAACAAAATCTTTCGATATGCTCCCCAACATCCGCTACGACAAGGTGTTCGAGCCGATGGGCGTCTACACCGAACATGTCGAACAGCCGGACGAGATCATCCCCGCACTCGAACGGGCGCTCAAGTCAGGCAAGACCGCGCTGGTCAACGTCATTGGCGACAAGCGCGTCGGCCACCCGACACTCGGCGGCAACCTGCTGGGATCGACCAAAGCGGTGTAAGTAGGCTATAAGCTGTAGGCTGTAGGCTACAGGGGAACGCACCTTCGGTTCTCCCTTTAGCCTATAGCCTTCGGCCTGAAGCCTATAGGTTTTTTATGGTCAAGTTCTTTTGCGATCGCTGCGGGGCCGAAGTCGAACAGCTCGACGAGTTGCTCGACTTCTCGCTTGAAGTCAACGAACGCCCGAATCACTCGATCTGGAACTGGCGGGCTGAGGTCTGTCGAGGCTGCTACGAGCTACTGAAAGAAGAGCTGCATCAGCGCCTCATCGCCCCAGCTACCGTCGAAGAAAGCAGAAAGAAAGCCGTGCGTAAAGTCGTCTCGTGATGACTCAAGATTTCTCCCGCCACACTTTTCTCGCCACAATCTCGATTTCATCCGATGTCGCTAGCCCGCGATTGCGCGGGTGACAGGTCCAGCCTTCCTGTTGACGCAGGTAGGTAAAAACCGCTCGCACCAGCCCCGGCTTCACCCGCTCTTCCCATTCCTTCAGCCATTCGTCGCCCTCGAAGTCCTCATCGTCCCAGGCGGATTGAGGAATCTCGGCGCTGAGCGAGAACCGTAAGAGAAAAGTATGTTCGTCGTCTCCAGCCATCAGGGACCTCCGTTCTCGGCAGCAGCCCAGACTTACGCTTCGCCCTGCACGCGCCGTTCGATTTCCTTCAGTTGCGGGGCTTCGGCTAGGGTGATGAGCCGATCTCCGGCTTCGATCCGCTCTTCCTGCGAAGGATTGAACACCATCTGGCCTGAAGTACGCTTCAATGCCACGAGAATAACCCCAGGAAGGTCACACAGCCCTGACGCGGCCAGTGTCTGGCCACGATACGGAGAAGAGGCAGGAATGAGAATTTCTTCGAGTTGCAACTCCAGGCTTTGATGATGGGTCGCTAAATCGATGATATCGACCACCGCCGGGCGTAGCGCGGCTTGCGCCATGCGATGCCCACCCATGGCGTACGGCGAAATCACCTTATCCGCGCCAGAGCGCAGCAGCGTGCGTTCGCTGCGTTCGTTCTCCGCTCGTGCCACGATGAACAAGGCTGGATGCAATCCCTTGGCGGTCAACGTGAGAAAGACATTGCTCGCGTCATTCGTGAGCGCGGCAAAGAGTCCGCGAGCGCGCTGCACACCAGCGGCAAGCAACGTTTTTTCGTCGGCGGCATCGCCGTGCAGGACGAAATACCCGTTAGTCTCGGCCTCTTGGACGCGACTCTCTTGCTGCTCCACCACGACAAAGGGCACGGGTTTCGAGGCCAATTCGCGACAGACCACCTCGCCAATGCGGCCAAAGCCGCACACTAGGTAGTGGTCGGTTAAAGCATCGATGTTCTTTTGCATGCGCCGTTTCCCGAAAAATTGCTGGAATTCGCCTTCGACCGACTTCTCGACAATGGTCACTGCGGTGTAAAAGACCGCGCCAACCCCACCCGCCAATAAGAAGATGGTAAAGATCTGCCCCTGCGGACTTAACGGTTGGACCTCACGATACCCCACAGTCGAGAGCGTGATCGCCACCATGTAAAAGGCATCGAGCCAGGAGAAGCCTTCCAGGAACCGATACCCCAGCACGCCAACGATGACCACGCCGCCGATGAAAAGGAGGGCTCGACTCAGCCCGAAAAAAGCGGACACAGAAAACTCGTCTTGCGTCGCCCCAGGACTAATACCCGGAGGCTTCGTAGGGACCAAGCCCGCGTTTGTAAATCAACAGACGGCGCTCGAAGGAACAGACTTCTTCTCCGCGTTGATTGAGGGCGCGGGTTTTTACATGCAGCAATGCTTGATCGGGGCGTGATTGCGATTCGCGCTTGCCGAGGATTTCCGACTCGGCATACACGGTATCGCCGGGATGCACGGGAAGAGGGAACTGGACCTTCTTCCAGCCTAGATTTGCCACCACCTTGTTAAACGTCTTCGTCGTCAGAGCGGTGACCACCGTGAGAATCCAGGCTTCACCAATGCATTGTTCCCCGCCGTACGCTTGCTGGTTGTAAAAAAGGTCGGCGTTGCGCATGGTCAGGTCAGCCGAGCGCATGATGTGTTGGCGATTCTCTTCTGCGGTAAACGTCCGTCCAGGGCGATGTTCGAAGATTTGACCGACCTCGAAATCCTCGAAGTTCACGCCGGCAATCTCGATAAAGACGTTCTCGACAAGTTTACGATGGGAATACAGGTTCGACATGGGCGACTCTCATTCTTGGTTAGTAATTGGCCTGCTCGAAGGGTGACTGGCCGCGTTTGTACACGAGCAGATCATATTCCATCGTACAGACCGGCTTATCGTCTTGGTTCACGCCACGCGTCACCACGGTCAGCTTCCCGCAGCTCGGATCGTTGGGCCATTCTTCTGTAGCTTTGATTTCACTTTCGGCGTACAAGGTGTCGCCGCCGAACACAGGATAAGTCATGGTCAGGTCCGCCCAGCCCAGGAGGCGCTTTTTCTTGGCAAAGGTTTTCCAGGAGAGTCCAATCATGCGTTGCAGCGTGATCGTGCTCACCATCAACGGCTTTTTCCATTCGGTTTTCGCAGCATAATTGTCGTCGAAGTGCAGCATCGCTTGGTTGAGCGAGTCCATCGCCTCCTCGACGTTGTCTTGCTGAGAGATGCTCTGTCCGGGGCGATGCTTGAACACTTGCCCCACCTGAAAGTCCTCGAAGTCCAACCCGTAGCGTTCTCGATAACGGTTCTCGCCTACTTTAACATGCGATGCAAAAGCAAATTCGGCCATGCACTTAGCCTCCTCTTCTGCGGTGCCGCGCTGCTCGCTTGCGGCGCGTGATGAGGGCCTACCCTACCAATTTTCTTGTCTTCGTGTAAAGAGAGCAGGACAAGAGAATCACACCATGAGCACGAGTCCCCTAGCCGGTCAGCCGCCCCAACCCTCGACACTAGCGAATATCCCACGCCTCATCACCGCCTATTACACCGAGCGTCCAGACCCGGAGGAGAAAGACCAGCGCGTCGCGTTCGGCACGTCCGGTCATCGCGGCTCGTCCTTCAAGCGCACCTTCAACGAGACCCATATCTTGGCCATCACCCAGGCCAT
The sequence above is a segment of the Deltaproteobacteria bacterium genome. Coding sequences within it:
- a CDS encoding AAA family ATPase codes for the protein MSFDEVLDQIRALLQQRGRVTYGALKRRFTLDDEYLEDIKGELIRAEGVAADEAGDVLVWTGGTTVVSSQFLVVSPQLLTPNTQSPAERRQLTVMFCDLVGSTALSTQLDPEDLRDVVRQYQQTCAEVIERYDGYIAQYLGDGILVYFGYPTAHEDDARRAVYAGLEIIAALQSRARQQAVNTPLPHGRGSDELQVRIGIHTGVVVVGQMGGGGRHEQLALGETPNIAARLEGLAEPNTVVISAATARLVQHTFQLENLGKHDLKGIAEPMVLSRVLGPQEEQSDEDETTSARALFLVGRDEEVGLLHRRWEQSKEGMGQVVLLSGEAGIGKSSLVETSRNAVKHARAASITFRCSPYHQHSALYPIIAHLQRLLRWQPEESPAAKLDKLEQLVQASRLPVAEAVPLFAALLSLPVPAAQYPPLNLSPQQQRQHTHDLLVALLVEEAARQPVQVTWEDVHWADPSTLEVLGLVIEQAPTVRMLNLLTYRPEFHPPWPLRSHITPLTLNRLERLQVEALVTHLAGGKVLPAEVMQHVVSKTDGVPLFVEELTKTVLESNVLRQVNGHYELLGPLSTLAIPSTLQDSLMARLDRHPVSKEVAQLGAVLGREFAYATLKALTLLDDATLQERLAQLVEAELLYQRGRPPRAHYVFKHALIQDAAYASLLKSSRQHYHQQIAHLFEHQFPDLVETQPELVAHHYTEAGLIEQALPYWQQAGRRAAQRSANVEAVSHLRRGLALVETLPETLERSQHELAIQATLGPVLIQTQGWAAPETGAAYLRATALCQQLGETAQHFPVLYGVWAFQVVRPDYQTARKLGEQLLHLAEREQDSALLVEAHFTLGLTLFHLGEVAAGRRHCEQSVAHYDAQQHRALAIAYGHDPAMSALIYEACALWLLGYPEQALRQNQASVTLAHGLAHPFSLAYALCLATVAHQYRREWAQTQEQAEAAIALATEQGFPHWIAQSTIYRGRAVVEHGRAADGIAQMRWGIAAMRDIGSEGFQSFFLGLLAEAYLHDGQVEEGLATVAEALACVDRTAERFHEAELWRIKGELLLAQAGRVETPR
- a CDS encoding thiamine pyrophosphate-binding protein, with translation MASVDGGALIGRILKEQKIKYMFAVNGGHTFPILANLMNNGVDLIHMRHEQATAYAADGYARVTGTPGVCCVTAGCGLTNAVTGLCVAGLTNSAVVCLSGQHPTTEDYIGSFQEAYGSDVVRTFSKFAKRVLDWTTIEVDLRQAFREAMNPPQGVSMLEIPQNILYHVDDETKQRPGAKVYNPEDLRSQGNPRQIERTAELLFKAQRPLIAGGDGIFWSDAAAEMKELAELTSTPVYCRRASQGAVDEAHPLAIRGAWKKPFTGEADVVLAVGFRFWSGEKFGEPPTWSGKATYIQVDATPQRVGWNVPAEVGIVGDPKLVLRQIIDKIKEMKLDFSAKRESPWTKQIADIRSNYEQLIGERAKKCANNVPLHPDRLTSDLMKVIDKDASLIIDSFTLSGYTSQWFTAHEMGQVVDAGPLAPVGHGVGMGIGVQLGRPGKQVIVVSGDGGLGIGGMDMETAAKYKIPIVTLLWNNSSWGPSFESMPMLKGKTKSFDMLPNIRYDKVFEPMGVYTEHVEQPDEIIPALERALKSGKTALVNVIGDKRVGHPTLGGNLLGSTKAV
- a CDS encoding MaoC family dehydratase translates to MSNLYSHRKLVENVFIEIAGVNFEDFEVGQIFEHRPGRTFTAEENRQHIMRSADLTMRNADLFYNQQAYGGEQCIGEAWILTVVTALTTKTFNKVVANLGWKKVQFPLPVHPGDTVYAESEILGKRESQSRPDQALLHVKTRALNQRGEEVCSFERRLLIYKRGLGPYEASGY
- a CDS encoding MaoC family dehydratase, giving the protein MAEFAFASHVKVGENRYRERYGLDFEDFQVGQVFKHRPGQSISQQDNVEEAMDSLNQAMLHFDDNYAAKTEWKKPLMVSTITLQRMIGLSWKTFAKKKRLLGWADLTMTYPVFGGDTLYAESEIKATEEWPNDPSCGKLTVVTRGVNQDDKPVCTMEYDLLVYKRGQSPFEQANY